GGCTTCCTCTGCGAGCCGGTGGCCACCGCCGACGCCGTGGACATCACCGCTCACGGCGGCTGGCGCGCCTACCTGTCGTCCGTGTCCACCGCGTTTCCCGAGGAGTCCCGATGAACTCGCTCGCCCTGCACGCGCCCCGCTACGTCCTCGGCGACCTGCTGCTCACCCGGGTCCGCGGTGCCGACGTCCTCCTGGTGACCGGCGGCGCCGCTCTCATCGGCCTGTCCGCGCAGATCGCCGTGCCCGTCCCGGGCAGCCCGGTCCCGGTCACCGGCCAGACCCTGGCCGTCCTGCTCTGCGCCGCCGCCCTGGGCCCGTGGCGCGGCTCGGCGGCGTCCCTGGTCTACGTCGTCGCCGGCCTGGCCGGTGTCCCCTGGTTCGCCGCCGGCGGGTCCGGCCTCACCGGCGCCACCTTCGGCTACCTCCTCGGCATGATCGCCGCCGCGGCGGTCGTCGGTGCCCTGGCTCGCCGCGGCGCCGGCCGCACCGCCTGGCGCACGATCCTCGCCATGCTCCTCGGCAACCTGATCATCTATGCCGTCGGCGTCTCCTGGCTGGCGGTGTCCCTGCACCTGACCGCCGCCACCGCGCTCCGAGCAGGTCTGGTGCCGTTCCTGCTCGGCGACGCCCTGAAGGTGCTGATCGCCGCCGGAGTCCTCCCGGCCGCCTGGCACCTCACCCGGTCATCCTGGCCCGGCCGTCGCCGATAGTGCGCTGCGCCCGCAGAAGGAGGGGCCCGCGCCGTCACGGGGGGAACGGCGCGGGCGGTATCACGATAGCCGTCTATCGTCCGGTATTCCATACCCTTAGCAGGGATGTCATTTTTGGTCTGATTTGTTGCCGGCCGCAGAGGCCGGCGTCCGGGTATATGAACTTCATGAGTGGCTTCGAGGTAGGCGCGCCGGGACGGCTGAGGATCATGACGGTCAACCTGCTCGCGCCCGAGCACGCCCGATGGGACCGGCGGCGTCCGGTGCTGAGGGCGGGGATCGCGAGGTGGCGGCCCGATGTGATCGCCTTGCAGGAAGTGGCCGTCGGTGAGGTCGCGGAGCTGCTCGGCGAGAGCTATCACGTCGTGCACCACTCCCAGCGATCGAGCGACGGTGTCGGAGCCGCCTTCGCGAGCCGGTGGCCTGTCACCTCGGTGCGCGAGATCGATCTGCGGGTCACCGATCGGGTGGACCTGCCGTGGAGCGCGGCAGTGATCGGCGAGATCGAGATGCCGTCACCGATCGGCCCCGTCGTGTTCGTCCACCACAAGCCGGCCTGGCAGGCCGGCTATGCCGCGGAGCGTGAGTCGCAGGCCGTCGCCTGCGCCCGGGGCGTCGAGGAGCAGGTTGCCGGCCGCGCCGTGCACGTGGTCCTGGCGGGGGACTTCGACGACGAGCCCGACTCGGCGAGCGTGCGATTCTGGACCGGCAAGCAGTCCTTGCACGGCATCAGCGTCGCGTACCGCGACGCGTGGGCGGCGGCGCATCCGACCGACCCGGGCCACACCTTCACACCGGTCAACCCGCTGGTGCGGTCCGGTGAGATGTCCTTGGAATCGGGCCGCCGCATCGATTACGTCATGGTCCGATGCGGGGTGCACGGACCGACCCTCGACGTCGCCGACTGCCGGCTGGCGTTCGCCGAACCGGTGGACGACATCTGGGCCAGTGACCATTTCGGTGTCGTCGCCGACCTGACGGTGCCGGAGCACCCGCCCGGCGCCTGGCGATCCTGATCCACCGACAGCCGAACCGGGCTGAGCCTACTCA
Above is a genomic segment from Actinoplanes ianthinogenes containing:
- a CDS encoding biotin transporter BioY; amino-acid sequence: MNSLALHAPRYVLGDLLLTRVRGADVLLVTGGAALIGLSAQIAVPVPGSPVPVTGQTLAVLLCAAALGPWRGSAASLVYVVAGLAGVPWFAAGGSGLTGATFGYLLGMIAAAAVVGALARRGAGRTAWRTILAMLLGNLIIYAVGVSWLAVSLHLTAATALRAGLVPFLLGDALKVLIAAGVLPAAWHLTRSSWPGRRR
- a CDS encoding endonuclease/exonuclease/phosphatase family protein; protein product: MSGFEVGAPGRLRIMTVNLLAPEHARWDRRRPVLRAGIARWRPDVIALQEVAVGEVAELLGESYHVVHHSQRSSDGVGAAFASRWPVTSVREIDLRVTDRVDLPWSAAVIGEIEMPSPIGPVVFVHHKPAWQAGYAAERESQAVACARGVEEQVAGRAVHVVLAGDFDDEPDSASVRFWTGKQSLHGISVAYRDAWAAAHPTDPGHTFTPVNPLVRSGEMSLESGRRIDYVMVRCGVHGPTLDVADCRLAFAEPVDDIWASDHFGVVADLTVPEHPPGAWRS